The segment CATGCACCAGAGAGTACAGCAGGCGGCCATCCTGTCTTTAAACAGACACGGATAGGAGCCCATGAGTTTGTTTGTGATTTGTCATCCCAAGAACTCTCATATTTGTCAGAACACAAAAACAATGGAGTCTCCATCATCCCAGGGGCTTTATATATTGAGATTGGCCTGGCTGCTTACATGGCGAATGCCAAACCAAAGGCTCCACTCAACACACTGCAACTGAGTATCAACTTCTTGAGTCCATTTCTGCTGACTAAGCGTCAACCTGAGCTGAAGGTGACACTTGAACCACTTGAGCATGAGACTCTTTTTAAGATTCATTCCAGCAGCACAGTCTTTGCATCAGGGAGCATAGAATGTAAAAGAGAGCAAATGGTGGATGAAAGGAGCATCTTGTTAGATTGCATATCTAACAGATGCACATCTGTTATCACATCTGATGAGTTGTATAGGAAACTAGACATGGGAGGGTTCCAATATGGTGGTGTCTTCAAGAACAAGGGAGACATTCTTTGGGGAGAGGAATTCAGGGAGGCATATTCTCTTGTGACTCTTCCAGAGGAGTTGCTATGTCAAGTACATGATTTTTGCATTCATCCAGTTATCCTGGATTACCTAATGCAAATGACACTCATTACAGGTTGCCAAGGGAATGTAGTCAGACCAAGCTTTCCTTCAGCTGTTGGTAGTTTCATTGTGCTGGAACCCCTCCAGAAGGAAATGGTGATATATCTAAAAGCCACTGATCTGGCAAATGATCACTTTGTAGTGTGTGGCTGTCTCACAGACAGGGAAGGGAGAGTTATTGTTGAGGTGAGACATTTAGTGGTCAAGTATGTTGGGAGTTTGTCTCGTGTTCTAGAGGAGAATTTCTTTCACAATGATCTCAGCATCATTTCAGAGGATGTACAGTCAACAATGCCTCAAGGCAATGCATTGGTCTTTTCTGACCATAATGCCATTTCCTTGGCCATGAAACCATATCTAAGTAATGGCTCAAAATATATTTCCTTAAAATATGCAAATACAGTGTTGAAACAAGGACCAGCTGCATTGTTTGCTAAGTTAAACATCCCAGATGTATGGAAAAATATCACAGATATTTTGTTCATGTGGGGTAATCAAGACCTCTCCACTCAGACAGTCGATGACATCTTGACAAACATGGCAAATTGTTGTGAACTATTGCGTCAAATACTTTTAGAACTGAGGAAGATGAATTACTCAAACTCTGTTAGAGTAGTAACCCATCGATCTTCAGAGATCACAGTGGACCATATCAGTCCAGGGTTTGTCCTTTCAGGTATGACAAGAGCATGTGCAGCTGAAATATCTGAATTTACTTTTCAGCTGATTGACATCAGCTCTGTCTCAGCTGAGGACATTAGAGCCCTTAATCAGGTCATGACCACCTACCCCTGCAGCGAATACCCAGAGTTGGTAGTAAAAGATGGTCAGATTCTCCAACCACAAATTGTAAACACCAGAATACCCGTCACGGTGAGCCAAGAGAAGAAGGTTTGCTTTTCACAAGCAAAGGCTTTCACTTTACAGACAGCAGACCCTTTCAAAATAACCAGTATATCTGCCATTCCCTCTGATGTGGAAGTTGGACAAATACCAGAGAAAAATGTTGAGGTTCAGCTCAGTAAAATTTGTGTCCATTCCTCAGATTACTATCCAGTCAGTGTCGCTGACCACAAATTTGGTCAAACAATGTActggaacaaacacacaaatcagaATCACAAGCTCCTGGCACTTGACTTCAGTGGCATTGTGACAGCTGTGGGGAAAGGTGTGAGGAAACTAAAAGTTGGAGACCACATTGCTGCATGTTACCCTGTAATGGCCTCCTCAAAAATTGTAGTACCAGAAGATGTTTGCTACAGAACAAAGAAACTTCCATTTTTGAGTGACCTCCCATGTGTTTCATACTATGTAGTAATCTGGAGGATACTCCACTTAACTTTACCCAAACTGAAATGGGATGGCAAGTTGGgcatcctctcctctgtccctgACTCAGGCTTGGTGAAAGCCCTCACTCTGATTGCAAATAAGTCTGGATGGAATGCCTTTGTTGCAACTGAGCTGAGTGGGCCACTGCAAGATCTGAACAAATTTGATGCACTTGTCTTACTACCTCCATTTGACAAATCTCTATTTGTCAAAGCTTGCACCATCTCTGGTGTCAAAAATATTGTTGTTTGTGACAGTAAGTTTTCAACTATTGGCTCTCAAAACATTTTTAGAGAAGACAATGATGTTGCTTGCATTCAGACCATTGAGGTCTCCAGCATTTTGGCAAAAGGCTCAATCCGAGCAAACCAGCCACGGATTTACAAATGGCTGAAGGCATTGCACCTAGATAAAAAGTTGTTAGCTCTCACAACTATTACATTTCAGAGGAGCATAAGTGAAAGCATTGACATATTGCCCTTTGATGAACCAGAGTCTTACTTCAGTGTCAGAACTATGCCCATGGTGATGCTACATGAAAGCAAAGGTAAGCATGCCGTCTCTGACATTTCACTGCTTCCAAGAGAACACAGGCTCTTCAACAAGAACTGTGTGTACATTGTGACTGGAGGACTCACAGGACTTGGGTTTGAGACTGTGAGGTTCATTgctgagagaggtggagggtaCATTGTTATTCTCTCCAGGAGGAGCCCCAGCTCTGAGACGCAACTAGAGATTGATGCCGTGAAGCAGCAGTGTGGGGTGGTGATTGTTAGTTTGCAATGTGACATTGCCATCCCTGAACAAGTGAAAAGGGCCATCCATACCATTGAGGAAAGTCTCACCTCTTGCTCCATAAAGGGAATATTTCACAGTGCAGTTGTACTTCATGATGCGCTTTTAGGGAACCTTGACAAATCCCTCTTTGAGAAAGTCCTGAAGCCTAAAGTGAATGGAGCGCTGAATCTCCATCATGCCACAAAGCACTGTAAGCTTGACTATTTTGTGTGCTTCTCATCAATTGCCTCCTTTTTAGGCAATGCAGCCCAGACAAACTATGCAGCTGCTAACTCATTTCTTGATACCTTCTGTCATTATAGAAGGCGTCTCGGACTTGCGGCGCAGTCCATCAACTGGGGGGCCTTAAACCTTGGCCTTCTGTTGAACAAAGACCATCTGCAAAAATTTCTAGAGACCAAAGGATTGATGGTGATGCATGGTCCAGAAATCCTTCAGAGCCTAGAGCAGTGTCTTATGTTGAACAAAGCTCAGCAAGTCGTTTGCAAGTTCAACTTAAAAGCTATGCATCACCATGGGTTTTCACAAAatacctctctctctaaacGGTTGGGCACTTTGGTTTTAGGTGAACTGACTGATGAAGAAATGTCTGATGTGCCGGCTGAACACAAAGAATCGTCCTCTTCCCCAAATGAGTTTGTCAGGAGGGTACTCAGTGAGACCTTGGGTGTTGAGTATGATGAGCTGAATGATGAAACATTCCTCTCAGCTCTGGGTGTTGACTCCATGTTGGGCATGACCCTGCAGAATATTATCTTCCAGGAGAGAGGTATAAACATCCCTCTTGTCAAATTACTGGATCCTAACTTAAAtatttcaaacttggcactaATACTAATGGAACATTTACAAGATGATATAGAAGACAGGAATGATGATACACCATTATAGACTCCAGGTGTGTAAGTCCAGGCAATGGTGATGATGATTTTAAAGACTATCAGAGCTATCTGCTGTGAAGCGTTAAATTTAAGATATAACTTCATCTAAAAAGCTTTTGTAAATTTACAAGAATTTTTATTCATAAGAAAAGTGTATAAATTAATTTGTGAATATGAATGATTTACTTGCACATAGCATGGTCATTATTCATATTGTGATCATAATATACCttaattttatataatttgtGTTTTGAATGTAAATCTCAGTGCtttaaattacatttaattcaCTTTTGAAGACTACATTTTACTGTATGTAAAATATTGTTGTATTGTCCATTTTCCTGTGATAACATGTGATAAAACTTTGCACTGTTGCGCCATATTACTGTTAGATATAATGTATAATCACAAGTATTGACTGATAAACAAATCTGAAAGAAACAGGAATTACAGTTTACATTATAGTTTCTTTGGACTGCTTAGGTTCTGTCCTTGAAACTACAGGTTATTTGTGCAAAACTACACACTAACTATAAAGCCTTACACTAAACCAGCAAAAcattatactgtacatctctTGGAAAAGCAAACAACTCTACTAATATTCCCCAaacccttttttaaaacagtGTTTTTTGTGTTATTACAGTGAACACAAGCCATTTGAATGAGCACATGAAGCACCAATTACACACTGATAAATGAAAAAATGCTGGtacaacattttattttttttttacaagcaTACACATTATATCCAAGTATTAGCACATTGATACTTTATTGAGTTCCGGTAACAATTACTTTTAAAGACAACAAAGAAGCTACAATTTGTGGAACTTTTATTAGAGATATTGTAGGTGTTAATGGGTTTGATCA is part of the Alosa alosa isolate M-15738 ecotype Scorff River chromosome 16, AALO_Geno_1.1, whole genome shotgun sequence genome and harbors:
- the LOC125309348 gene encoding highly reducing polyketide synthase PKS6-like isoform X2; translation: MDDIALIGIGCNFPGGEGLDNFWKVLVEGRNCAVEIPDERFDCSQWYDPDENKPGKTRTKRAALINGFNEFDNKFFGITDAEADQMDPQHKLLLQCSFRALENAGIPMEKASGTRTGVYIGLMNRDYEVRLSSSSNTITHYFSTGTAMSVAANRISYTFNLTGPSFALDSACSSSLVALHSACQGIRQGDCDMALCGGVSCIFEPNIFVALSKAKMISPDGTSKPFSNKADGYGRGEGCGIVLLKPLKRALMDCDHIWGIISKTAVNQDGRTVTPITKPSMAQQEELLSRIYSTERDLTSVQYIEAHGTGTPVGDPIEAGSISKVIAKAKPSGSGQIYMGSVKGNIGHTESAAGVAGLIKVLLMMKHETIVPSVFYTEDGSSIDAKSLNVIVPIQPQKWIAPSTGRAAGINNFGFGGTNAHVIIKQHIQQIHLDREVKTFQHMFVLSAASEKSLTSMIADMTDQLSKEATSDIQSLAYTSACKRSHEKHKYRRVFRTSSLTDLGVQLNSSLDKKIIPSKPDPRLVFVFCGNGVTYRGMCRQLLKEQPVFRKKIKEIETVLQRYKSLSLIDALENDIVEELDFSKPDTVQPLLFAVQVAIASLLKHWGVKPDAVLGHSVGEIAAAHCSGLLSLEDAVKVIHYRSALQTKVTGGKMLVVSNMSVTDVLQYLPSFSGKIYCAAHNSPISCTLSGDAESILALHRMLSNAANGKTLFLHVLDVPAAYHSHMMDPILSEVESSIGFLEKNKMDAELYSTVSGKIASDHDFCTGSYWSMNIREPVEFEKALILAASNNKNAVFVEIGPRRSLYRNIIETLGNDSTVLSSAQPEKDHETLLATFSKLFELGFSANWDQFYSGMQIIPTSLPRYQFDCVKKHITLSHAPESTAGGHPVFKQTRIGAHEFVCDLSSQELSYLSEHKNNGVSIIPGALYIEIGLAAYMANAKPKAPLNTLQLSINFLSPFLLTKRQPELKVTLEPLEHETLFKIHSSSTVFASGSIECKREQMVDERSILLDCISNRCTSVITSDELYRKLDMGGFQYGGVFKNKGDILWGEEFREAYSLVTLPEELLCQVHDFCIHPVILDYLMQMTLITGCQGNVVRPSFPSAVGSFIVLEPLQKEMVIYLKATDLANDHFVVCGCLTDREGRVIVEVRHLVVKYVGSLSRVLEENFFHNDLSIISEDVQSTMPQGNALVFSDHNAISLAMKPYLSNGSKYISLKYANTVLKQGPAALFAKLNIPDVWKNITDILFMWGNQDLSTQTVDDILTNMANCCELLRQILLELRKMNYSNSVRVVTHRSSEITVDHISPGFVLSGMTRACAAEISEFTFQLIDISSVSAEDIRALNQVMTTYPCSEYPELVVKDGQILQPQIVNTRIPVTVSQEKKVCFSQAKAFTLQTADPFKITSISAIPSDVEVGQIPEKNVEVQLSKICVHSSDYYPVSVADHKFGQTMYWNKHTNQNHKLLALDFSGIVTAVGKGVRKLKVGDHIAACYPVMASSKIVVPEDVCYRTKKLPFLSDLPCVSYYVVIWRILHLTLPKLKWDGKLGILSSVPDSGLVKALTLIANKSGWNAFVATELSGPLQDLNKFDALVLLPPFDKSLFVKACTISGVKNIVVCDSKFSTIGSQNIFREDNDVACIQTIEVSSILAKGSIRANQPRIYKWLKALHLDKKLLALTTITFQRSISESIDILPFDEPESYFSVRTMPMVMLHESKGKHAVSDISLLPREHRLFNKNCVYIVTGGLTGLGFETVRFIAERGGGYIVILSRRSPSSETQLEIDAVKQQCGVVIVSLQCDIAIPEQVKRAIHTIEESLTSCSIKGIFHSAVVLHDALLGNLDKSLFEKVLKPKVNGALNLHHATKHCKLDYFVCFSSIASFLGNAAQTNYAAANSFLDTFCHYRRRLGLAAQSINWGALNLGLLLNKDHLQKFLETKGLMVMHGPEILQSLEQCLMLNKAQQVVCKFNLKAMHHHGFSQNTSLSKRLGTLVLGELTDEEMSDVPAEHKESSSSPNEFVRRVLSETLGVEYDELNDETFLSALGVDSMLGMTLQNIIFQERGINIPLVKLLDPNLNISNLALILMEHLQDDIEDRNDDTPL
- the LOC125309348 gene encoding highly reducing polyketide synthase PKS6-like isoform X1, giving the protein MPIQVLTKQPLYVCHISFKLACHHFSGEGLDNFWKVLVEGRNCAVEIPDERFDCSQWYDPDENKPGKTRTKRAALINGFNEFDNKFFGITDAEADQMDPQHKLLLQCSFRALENAGIPMEKASGTRTGVYIGLMNRDYEVRLSSSSNTITHYFSTGTAMSVAANRISYTFNLTGPSFALDSACSSSLVALHSACQGIRQGDCDMALCGGVSCIFEPNIFVALSKAKMISPDGTSKPFSNKADGYGRGEGCGIVLLKPLKRALMDCDHIWGIISKTAVNQDGRTVTPITKPSMAQQEELLSRIYSTERDLTSVQYIEAHGTGTPVGDPIEAGSISKVIAKAKPSGSGQIYMGSVKGNIGHTESAAGVAGLIKVLLMMKHETIVPSVFYTEDGSSIDAKSLNVIVPIQPQKWIAPSTGRAAGINNFGFGGTNAHVIIKQHIQQIHLDREVKTFQHMFVLSAASEKSLTSMIADMTDQLSKEATSDIQSLAYTSACKRSHEKHKYRRVFRTSSLTDLGVQLNSSLDKKIIPSKPDPRLVFVFCGNGVTYRGMCRQLLKEQPVFRKKIKEIETVLQRYKSLSLIDALENDIVEELDFSKPDTVQPLLFAVQVAIASLLKHWGVKPDAVLGHSVGEIAAAHCSGLLSLEDAVKVIHYRSALQTKVTGGKMLVVSNMSVTDVLQYLPSFSGKIYCAAHNSPISCTLSGDAESILALHRMLSNAANGKTLFLHVLDVPAAYHSHMMDPILSEVESSIGFLEKNKMDAELYSTVSGKIASDHDFCTGSYWSMNIREPVEFEKALILAASNNKNAVFVEIGPRRSLYRNIIETLGNDSTVLSSAQPEKDHETLLATFSKLFELGFSANWDQFYSGMQIIPTSLPRYQFDCVKKHITLSHAPESTAGGHPVFKQTRIGAHEFVCDLSSQELSYLSEHKNNGVSIIPGALYIEIGLAAYMANAKPKAPLNTLQLSINFLSPFLLTKRQPELKVTLEPLEHETLFKIHSSSTVFASGSIECKREQMVDERSILLDCISNRCTSVITSDELYRKLDMGGFQYGGVFKNKGDILWGEEFREAYSLVTLPEELLCQVHDFCIHPVILDYLMQMTLITGCQGNVVRPSFPSAVGSFIVLEPLQKEMVIYLKATDLANDHFVVCGCLTDREGRVIVEVRHLVVKYVGSLSRVLEENFFHNDLSIISEDVQSTMPQGNALVFSDHNAISLAMKPYLSNGSKYISLKYANTVLKQGPAALFAKLNIPDVWKNITDILFMWGNQDLSTQTVDDILTNMANCCELLRQILLELRKMNYSNSVRVVTHRSSEITVDHISPGFVLSGMTRACAAEISEFTFQLIDISSVSAEDIRALNQVMTTYPCSEYPELVVKDGQILQPQIVNTRIPVTVSQEKKVCFSQAKAFTLQTADPFKITSISAIPSDVEVGQIPEKNVEVQLSKICVHSSDYYPVSVADHKFGQTMYWNKHTNQNHKLLALDFSGIVTAVGKGVRKLKVGDHIAACYPVMASSKIVVPEDVCYRTKKLPFLSDLPCVSYYVVIWRILHLTLPKLKWDGKLGILSSVPDSGLVKALTLIANKSGWNAFVATELSGPLQDLNKFDALVLLPPFDKSLFVKACTISGVKNIVVCDSKFSTIGSQNIFREDNDVACIQTIEVSSILAKGSIRANQPRIYKWLKALHLDKKLLALTTITFQRSISESIDILPFDEPESYFSVRTMPMVMLHESKGKHAVSDISLLPREHRLFNKNCVYIVTGGLTGLGFETVRFIAERGGGYIVILSRRSPSSETQLEIDAVKQQCGVVIVSLQCDIAIPEQVKRAIHTIEESLTSCSIKGIFHSAVVLHDALLGNLDKSLFEKVLKPKVNGALNLHHATKHCKLDYFVCFSSIASFLGNAAQTNYAAANSFLDTFCHYRRRLGLAAQSINWGALNLGLLLNKDHLQKFLETKGLMVMHGPEILQSLEQCLMLNKAQQVVCKFNLKAMHHHGFSQNTSLSKRLGTLVLGELTDEEMSDVPAEHKESSSSPNEFVRRVLSETLGVEYDELNDETFLSALGVDSMLGMTLQNIIFQERGINIPLVKLLDPNLNISNLALILMEHLQDDIEDRNDDTPL